The Arachis ipaensis cultivar K30076 chromosome B03, Araip1.1, whole genome shotgun sequence region aaaggaaTTCACATATCCATAGCAAttattcattttctttccttttttttttctctttagtaattatatagcgagtgcattattgtgagtagtgttcaatttcatattactttgtagctattagaagtcaaaattccGCTGCAGACTCAACAGTATAAAATATAGAATATAAATacatttcgaaaataaattaaactatacatgtatttatacacaaatatattggtggctgattttaataGCCGACTTTaatgtacaaataacatttttgtaaGATGAAATATAATGTTCGTAGAATAATGGAGTCCATAACATGTAGATGCCCCTAAATCTAATTATTAATACCTCTTTTAGTAACCTTGACCTTCAAGCCATGTTTCATGTGAAGAATAATAGAAACACATGGACACACATTATGCCCTTCCACCACCTCAAACTGAAAATTGCAGAGCAAAGCAATGGCGATGATCTTCATCTGAATAAAGGTTATATTTTTACCCAAACAACTTCTTGGGCCTGCATTGAAAGCTATGAACTTGTAAGATGGTATGTGTATGATGCTTCCCTTTTCAGAAATCCACCTCTCTGGCTTAAACTCCAAGCAATCTTCTCCCCATATTTGTTCCATTCTTCCCATTGAATATGGAGAGTAAATTACAATAGTATTTGCATTAACACGATGTCCACTAGGGAGTACATCAGATTTAACTGCACATTTGTGCTCAAAAGGAACTGCAGGAAAAAGTCTCAATGCTTCACACAAAGCTCCATGCAGGTAAACTAGCTTGTTAAGATTTTCTAATCTTGAAGTGATGAGCCAATATTCTTCTTTGGTTATAAAGTTTGCTCTGATTTCTTCAAGGATTTTGGCTTCAACAACAGGGTGGGTTGAAACTAGCCAGAAAAACCAACTGAGACTTGAACTAATTGTATCCCTTCCTGCTGCTAACAGAGTCAATGCATTGTCTCTTAGAAACTTGCGATCTATTTGTTCCATTCCACTTTCCTCCACAAGAGCTTTGAGCATGTTAAATGTTGGTTCATCATCATCTTTGGTGCAATTGACTTTGCTTTTCTCTTGGAATGTAGATGATATACACTGATGCAAGAATTGGTCAATTATTTTTTCACATTCAGTGTAGCTCTTCCCTCGTCCAATTTGGAGCCATTTCTGAAGCTTCCACACAAATCTTGGGACAATGTGTCTGTAAAACATTACATCCTCCATCATGTTGAAAGCTTTCTCGAAAGCAACTTCCGGGAACTCGATGAGCTTGTTAGGAAGGGATTTAGGATCAAACCCCAACACTATGGAGCAGATGTTGTCAAAACTGATTCTCTGAAAGATGTCTTGCAAGTCCACAACAGTTCCTGATTCTGATACATCATTGAGAAGTGGAACTAGGCAACTGTGGAGCTTCTTATGAATGGTTTTGACCACTAAACTCTCAAACGAGTTTTGTCTGAACAATGAATGTAGTATGTTCCTATTATGCTTCCATTTGTGGGAATCAGTGTTAAAGATACCATCTCCGAGTATTTCAAAGATCTCATAGAACTCAGAGCCTTTGATGTAGTTGTCAAAGTTCTTGCTAGTAATGTGGTGCACATTCATAGGATCACTGGTGATGAGAAAGTTGTGGTTTGTGAACCAGGGGCCTTTGAACAAAAAAGTACCTCCACATTGCTTCAAATTGGTTGTTGTGTGATCATGGATATTGGAAAGATTACATAAAGTCCCTGGAAGCATACCAAAGAAGGGCCAATTGGTGAGGCGGTTATTTCTATTAGACCTCCATGTGtggataaagaagaatgagacAATGGCTGCAAGAATAGCAATAAGCTCTAAGAAGTCCATCAAGATCTATATGCATGACCATTGACGAGGTTTCTGACAATGCTAAACTTATATAGGCGCACAATGCTTctaataaaatagttaaaaacaacATATAATTCGGATGACCAACAATATATAAATCTTattagaaaaagtataggtaaccaacaatatttttgaacaatgtataaacaatgtgaattaataagattaaaaaagtaaatttaattagtagtatTAAATTAGGGTGTattgtattttcatttgattggtgattgttcatattgttcaaaatagtcattgtttacctagcactCCTGTCTGATTAAAGCCTCCCGTCATCATATTCCTCCAACACAAGTAGATAGTTACACCAAttatatctttatctttatctttatagtAATACAAATGGAGAGCTCATATGCTGACGTGGTGTTCATACGTTGAGTCTGGAAGTCTATTTGCTTAGGTGTCGTCActagaaatttttagatttatatttataaattataaattattatttgcttaggttgttattttcaaattttaaattatttatttgggTTGTTatacttaggttgttattttttaaattttaaattattttacttaagttgttattttttaaattttaatactattttttaaaaatttgttgatttttttagcactattttttaaatttttatagatttttttcaaaaattacagcTACATAcctaaatttaaatatatatttacattaatttagaattttaaaaattgttaatatatttatttactttaattcaaatttaaattaaaatcaatcaaatttaaaaaattttagctaTGAGTCAACTATAAAAATATAAGTTATGAGATATGTGTAGCACCACAATTTAAAGTACATCAAACCCTTTCTTTACATACATCCAAAGTCTAAAATTTCTCTACTTATTCCAATGGATGCTATTTACAAAATCGCAGAAATCAAACCTACAATCGACAATTTGTGTGTACGTATACGAGTGATACGGTTATGGACGCTATAAAATTACGATAATTCTTCGTTGTCATACTCAATTGAGATGGTTTGGTTGGATGAAAACGTGAGTTttctactaatatttttttattttattttaaatttatattatttatattttaaatttgtttgtttattCCCATCTAATTGTGCTTTGATTTTTGTGTAGAGAtacttgatccacttctattggTAAGTTCTAACtaatatttatttctaaaaatattagtgaaaatatttttaatgttaatttttatattatttattattaatatattatgtaaTACCATGCAGAAAGGAGATCTATCGGATACACCTACACTTTTTCTCAATCTAATAGATAAGATCTTTCTCTTCATTGTTGAAGTTTAAATATCTGATAATCCACATTTTTCACCTTTTTATAAAGTTAAGAAGATGACTCATAATGTGGACcttataaataaattcaaaaaaactCACTCTATTCAAATTGTGAGTACAGCTATAAGTGTACTCTCCGTTAAAAAGaagtttatttttctcttccttgatcattagtagtatctaatttataaataataattaataactaattataattttaggaTGTTGACTACACCGGTGgtttgtttccaacttcaaagGCTTCATCAATCATTGAAGGGAAAAAAGTAGAAAGTGTTGAGGTATTTgttaaaaaaatgaattttttgtttgtttattttctcaaagttagatctttattttattaaaaaaatattattgagataAAATCAAAGGTGAGAAGGAAGTCTTTAATTTAACGTAGTATTTTGTATAGAATTTGTTACTTAAATTCTCCAATGAAGTTGCAGACAATGATGAATTCGAAGTATTGGAAAATGCTTTTACACCAACCAAGCGACTATACTCGGAGTCGGAAGATTCGAAGGTGCAAGGAGATACCTCAACTTATAAGAAGATCACGATTGAGAATGAAACTTGAGAGTTGAGAATTTGGATGCACATGTTTTAGAATCCCTTTTAGAGTATATCTAATAAAATAATGCCAAGCATATGTTTGTTTTGGTGGAAACAttgtcttttcttgagttgttatttttcttttggttctTTTGGATTTTTATGTTcggaatttagaatttttttaaatataaattgaagttatttggttattacttatgattttatttttaattcgatTCACACTGTTGATATTCTATTAAtttctaatttagtatttaatgtcataaattttaaattaacaaaTTCCTATATTCTCGATGAACAACGAACGtttaattagaaaattttatttaaaaatttaaaatttgtactAGCTAATTAGTAAACtctatttaaaaaattgaaatttgaaattctaaTACTAATTTCTAATTAAGTGAACTGTttcgatttttaaatttaatttttttatttgtcacaTTTATAACTTTCTCTTTACTCTATTTACATTGTTATTTTTTAGATTGTCTCTGTACAACAATAGAGGTGCTttcatctttttctctctttttaattATAAGCTATTCATTTTCAATTTCTTTATTCAAAGAAATGAATAAAAAGATTTTAACTATTAGTTGAATTTATTGACTGGGAGATTAaacttatatttatttaaaaaaagaaatttttgtgaaaaaatatatattatttttcgtAAAATATATTTACGTAATTAAATAAATgagaatgaaaagaaaattacaatattTTCTATACATTATTTAGCTATTGACAAGTaataaattattagtttatattgtcttcgtaatattttattaaatttgtttataaaaaatttaCAGGAAATCCGAGTGATAGTTCCAATGGTGTGCATTTTGAATCGGTGTTGTTGGACATTACAAATAGCAGCATCAATACAGgttgatttttggatgaattttttttctaaaacttGCTTATGTGAATATGCATCCActttatgtattttgattttccTACCATTTATTCAATTATAAACTTTAACAGAAAATCTGTTCAAAACTAATGTCTCGAATTATCTTATTTAAGTAATAACCCAACACCATATCGACCAAGATCTCCAACTACTAATCCACACTTTGTAGGTGAAAAAGAACAATGTACCAATATTAATAGTATTAGTAATTCGGGTATCACACGTGGAGTATATGATAGCATATGTCATCAAACAAGTCAACAACAGCTTCAACAAACATTAAATAATATCGACCAGTTACAAAGCCAGCTTATGTTAATATGCTTTTATTACCTAAAGATCAAACATttaaattttcaattggtctattAAAAACAATCTTTGGTATATGCTATATAATTATTATAGATTCATTATAGCACACAAATTGAATTAGATTGGTCTTCAGTGATGAGATTAACCTTTCATTTGCCTGGAGAGCAAAATATCATCTTTAAAGACGATGATGATCTTCAGAAAATCgtggaagaagagaaaaaaaaatgtacGATGTTCTTAGCATGGATGGAggccaataaaaaatttgaataagGTCAAATTTTGACATATACTGAATTTCCAAATCAATTTGTTTATGATAGAGAAGCAAGGGAATGACATCCACGCAAACAAGAGTATTATATCGGGAGGTTAAACTATGTTCCATCGGGTACAAgtaatatttattatatgagaATTTTGTTAGTTGTTCAGAGAGGTTGCACAACATATGAGTCTATTAGGACAGTTAATGAAATTACATATTCTAGCTTCCAAGATGCTTGATATTCTATGGGACTACTATGCGATGATAGAAAATTCATTACACCTATTAATGAGGTAGCTGAACTTGCATCTGGTCATCAATTGAAAAAATTATTTACAATACTACTGATATTTAATAGCATTAGCAATCCAGAGCGTGTTTGAAATGCAACTTGAATGTTATTAGCTGATGGAATACT contains the following coding sequences:
- the LOC107632237 gene encoding alkane hydroxylase MAH1-like, translated to MDFLELIAILAAIVSFFFIHTWRSNRNNRLTNWPFFGMLPGTLCNLSNIHDHTTTNLKQCGGTFLFKGPWFTNHNFLITSDPMNVHHITSKNFDNYIKGSEFYEIFEILGDGIFNTDSHKWKHNRNILHSLFRQNSFESLVVKTIHKKLHSCLVPLLNDVSESGTVVDLQDIFQRISFDNICSIVLGFDPKSLPNKLIEFPEVAFEKAFNMMEDVMFYRHIVPRFVWKLQKWLQIGRGKSYTECEKIIDQFLHQCISSTFQEKSKVNCTKDDDEPTFNMLKALVEESGMEQIDRKFLRDNALTLLAAGRDTISSSLSWFFWLVSTHPVVEAKILEEIRANFITKEEYWLITSRLENLNKLVYLHGALCEALRLFPAVPFEHKCAVKSDVLPSGHRVNANTIVIYSPYSMGRMEQIWGEDCLEFKPERWISEKGSIIHIPSYKFIAFNAGPRSCLGKNITFIQMKIIAIALLCNFQFEVVEGHNVCPCVSIILHMKHGLKVKVTKRGINN